The following are encoded in a window of Vigna unguiculata cultivar IT97K-499-35 chromosome 8, ASM411807v1, whole genome shotgun sequence genomic DNA:
- the LOC114193221 gene encoding AT-hook motif nuclear-localized protein 17-like yields the protein MVQPSDVTPLSSTPLSSSDDNTFDDAIDSSSHPKSSSSSSSKRARGRPVGSKNKPKLTLLMNQDNEHVKKPIFIQIPKNSDVIETLIQFSCDYQISITIQSASGSILKVSLRDNESITSTFIVYGPFTLVSLIGTCINNNSYTVSSLSNLDTASFFNISFCSNIGQSFIGVVGGKVIAGDDVVVAATVFNNDENNQSENQ from the coding sequence ATGGTTCAACCAAGTGATGTAACTCCCTTATCATCCACCCCACTTTCTTCCTCCGATGACAACACCTTTGATGATGCTATTGATTCTTCCTCTCATCCAAAATCATCCTCTTCCTCATCATCAAAGAGGGCACGTGGTAGGCCTGTGGGCTCCAAGAACAAACCAAAGTTAACCCTTCTGATGAACCAAGACAATGAGCATGTCAAAAAACCTATTTTCATTCAAATCCCTAAAAATTCTGATGTGATTGAGACACTGATCCAATTTTCCTGTGATTACCAAATTAGCATCACAATTCAAAGTGCATCAGGATCTATTCTGAAAGTCTCTCTCCGTGACAATGAATCCATAACTTCTACTTTCATTGTTTATGGACCCTTCACATTAGTTTCCCTCATTGGCACTTGCATAAACAACAACTCTTATACTGTTTCATCATTGTCTAATCTTGACACTGCTTCTTTCTTTAACATTTCTTTCTGTTCAAATATAGGTCAAAGCTTTATTGGGGTTGTTGGAGGAAAGGTTATTGCAGGTGATGATGTTGTTGTGGCTGCTACTGTTTTCAACAACGATGAAAATAACCAAAGCGAAAACCAATGA